Below is a genomic region from Cloeon dipterum chromosome 2, ieCloDipt1.1, whole genome shotgun sequence.
GGTTTTGCTGTGTTTTTTGTAGatgtggaaattttcaatctattgcgattatcaaaaattttactcaagGGATATCAAgggttttcaataaaaaaatctttccttCCTCTCCAAAACTCTAGAATTTGCGGAAgttctttttttcaaatcgGTGTTTTGGTGATCAAGCTAGAGATTTTAGTCTGTTTCGATCCTGCAAATGTTGCAGCTCACATAAGTATGCAATGTTGGAATTTTGTAGGGTGTCAAAAGATCATAGCTGCCGCagtatttattaagaaaaaaagttatttttaaaaccatgcgtggtatttcaattaaaaaaatagataacgGAATAGATACaaggaaacaattaaaaaatcatagaatctaattgtaagtttAAACAATTAGTGTTAATCAAAAGAGGAACCGTTTGGCAATTTTCTACAACATTTACGCTGCTTGGaccagattttttttgttaaataaaatatatttccagaACGGAGAACGCACTCACAATATGAAATTCATTTAGCCGcatctttataaaaaaatgtacgtTGCTACCTAGATCATTTTCGGGATTACATTGTGCATTGTCAACAAAGATTTACAGTGGTTTTGCTgtatcaattttcattaatatacATTTGtatctctaaaaataaaaaaaaaatcttgagtCGTTAAAAAccgttttataaaaaatgttttacaattgtaataattttgatgtgATAAATTCAGAGTTCTCTTAagcgggaaaatatttttgcaccctatttcagaatttttaattcaacaattttattattattttttaaaaaaaatgtgataccatattttatattttattcgtattatttttacaaacgttgtgtttttacaatttttccaaggttattataatttataaaaatattcaacaccAGTGGATATTttaactgattgtgagctagAATTAGAACTGAAGTGTTTCAATGctttgtttgaaaatcaataatgtGAACCACAAATAAAAGCGCTTTTATTCGCCGAGCCACCCTGCAAACAGATATTTCCCTACAGAGCAAATTTTGTTCTTCATTTCACCCCAAAGGACTGTTTTATTGCGGAGTGGTGAATAAAACAGCAGGCAAATCAATATATATGCCCCCAATTCCTAAACTAAACTAAACTATAAAGTGCTGTAAACAAGCTGCGGACCGACTCTGCGTAATCTATTGGCGGCGGCAGAGAATTGCGCAGCGTGctagattatttttcactgGTCCGTCTCCGCATTATAGTAGCATATAGGCTTTCCGGTCTCTTTTACAGCAGAACACACGCCTCTTAAATTTATCGTTGCCTCTTTTTGCAGTTTCTCTCCGCCATCATGATCAAGGACTACGAGACGGCGTTGAAATATTGCAAACTAAGTGAGTGTGCGAGCCAAAAATCACGACGCGAAACACGATTTAAACATTATGCCCTTGTGTGCGTGTTTCAGTTCTGCAGTACGAGCCGTACAACGCCACAGCTAAAGAGCTCTACCCGCTGATCATTGAGAAAATCCGACAAAGTAAGTTAAAGGAATAAAGCCAGGCGTAAATAAAAGTAGCAGTGATTTTCTGCAATACCAacaaagagttaaaataatagcTATGCCCTAATTCACTAAATGATTTCAACCACGCCAATCAGTtttatccactttaaaacgaacatattattatgttaaaaaataataattaaattttttaccccATAGTACTATTTTACCTTCGTGTAAACTCATCCTACAGCAAATATTcatcagcaaaaattaaaaatttacttgtttcagaatttctgtatttttttatcttttgtaacatttttatttcattctgaTGTTTCTTAAActctaatattaattttaagaaatcttGAAGTTAACAAAACTGTTTAGAGAATtgacaaagttttaaaaatgaaattatgttttttaaattaatgttcagcagcaaaaaatatgggTTAATGTTTTGgacttttctttttcaagcaaatttcTAACTTcttagagtaaaaatttagccGGTAGTTgggttttttaaatcaggCACGAGATTTAAAATACCTTAAAATCtatgataagaaaaaattaattttttgctaaatatttttattgggaTTAAGCCATGTTGGTGTTTTGAAATTCGATTGTTAGAAATCGCCTAACAAGCaatattttctctaatttattgccaaacaattttttcaattaattgctgTTAATTATAGGATGCCAATTGGtgtttattcttaatttttgccatttttcaactgttattttctttttattttcattttaattatttttcctgatCATAAAATCACGTAGATGTGTGAGAGTATTTTGATACAGATATATTCATCTATATATACATTTTAGGTTTTCcagccttttaatttttactctcaaaaATCTTTACTTCCAgaatatacataaaaattaaatataaaattactgaaataaacaaattaagtaaatacatttgttaattacaataaagagttttaattttcaattttaattcgtttttatcTCTCCACACAAGTCACgttattttacaaacatttaaagtcaAGAAAATCACAATAGGAGAAATAAGGCATTTGTAGTGCTAGCGAACAACCCGCTTAAACattacacaatttaaatttaactataagtagtaaaaatagaaaatcaacaggtttattttgctcttaaGTTcttcaaagcaataaaaaatgcttgggtagttaatatcaaatattttaattcatttattcctCTTGCAGGCACACAAAACGACGAGAGCGGCGAGGACAGCAGCGGAGAGCCATGCTCGGACGGCACGACGGCGTCCTACTCTAGCCTGGAAGACGAGGAGGTTCTCGAGTACGACAACAGTTCCTTCTACAACAACGGCAACGGCAGCTCGTCGTCGCACGGCGAAATCTCGTCGTTCCTCGACTCGCCCAGCGAGGACGCGAGCCACAAGATGCAGCTGCTGGCCGACCACGTCAACGGCAACAACCTGCTGGTGGCGCCGCCCACCAGCTCCGAGGAGTCGTCGCCCACCGAGCCGGCTGGACACTCGCTCCTCGAGCCAATGTCCAAGATGAAGCTgtagaatttaaatccaacaaCCCAATCTCGCCCATTCACGTTGTAAAGCGGGCAGAATGCTCGAATTTCATTAACCTTGAAGCACAACTGATATTAAACCGCATATCCTACGTCTTTGGAGGTTTTGTAAAACAATATAtagtctaaaatattttattttgattaaaaatttggtttgatgttttctaagaaaaaaaaaattaattggctgACAGTTGGAGCTTGCATTGatgtgaaatatttgatttacaaACCATTTTCCTGACCTCTATAAAACTGAACTGCCTGTAATATTCTTTTGGAGAGCGAAAATACGCTAAAGAGGGACAGAATATCGATTTTCATGAGTTGAAATAATGACAGCACGTTGAATAACATCGtgattgtaataaattatctGATATAATTCGTATGGACAAAAAAACCAGTTTAAAccaattccaatttaattagaaattcgTTATTCGTGTCAGCAATCGCCTACTTCAGtgtttagaaatattttcaataaataaataatcccaAGTCTGCCTACAACTTGAACCATTTTGATGAAAACGAGGCATACTATTTTATAGAGCGAATGTCCAGCACAAGacgcatttttataatttctctgatcaataaaataaaataaaaatttagtttgggAACATTTTCCCGTTTGATTCTTGATGTTTCATCTTCTGAAATAGATGGAGCACGCAGAGTCTGAAGCGAAAAAGTGGAGTCAGGGTGCCAGTCAGGGTTTTATGCCTGTTTACACAAAAGAAAATGCCcacaaatttacaaaagagGTGTGTCTATATAGCATCTCGTTGCATTTTCATCCGAGAAAGTATGTAAGAGCTGCACATTTTTGAACCGTGTTACTAACTCAAccaaattcgtaaaatttaatcaaacgtcttaataaaattcgaaaaattatatCCGAATGTGGCCAAAAGAAATGACAATAAGGCTGTATGTGTGACTGATAATTATGGAACTAGCTTATAGTCAActgaaactaatttaatttagttacaTACATGTTATAATTTTACAGCACTCCAAATTTGTGAATACGTAATAAAATTTCGGACGTGAGTGAAGTTTATCTTGGTGTGAAAATAACTGggagcaaaattattgttcactACTAATCACTTGACAAATTAATCGAAGTCAAATCTGCTTTATGAGAATTTTACCCACTCCCTGTATCGAATTTGTAATGAAACTCCTTCATAttcataatgaaaaataagcctaaaaccaataaaaaataaatctctggGAAGAATACTTTAGAACTGGTCAAGTGTCGTTGAAAGATGAGCTGAGAATTCCACGAAACTTTTTGCCCAGCGAAACAGATTGCTTGTGAATATCTGATAAAAAGTTTGGCTGCCGAATTGAGAGAAAAAGTGGTCCAATATCTCCTCCCGAGCAGCTGATTTATATGCGCTGCTTCCCATGCAAATTGCCGAATCTGCCACTTGCGACGTAGAGAAGCTGCTTTAAAGTTTGCGTCTTGCTTTTCCTAAGTGGAGGCGGCCGTCTTCAAAATTAGCTGAATCCGCTTCTGTCATCCTCGTTTCTGATTTATGCTTGAGTCGGCACATCGAATAAttcttcaataatttttgttatttgttttaaaatttctgatgtCTAAATAAAAACGCCTCGATTGTGTGGAAGATTTGATCAATTACTTAATCTCAATTGTTCATAATTGAAACGGATACTTCttatattcttaatattatatttctaaGAATTATTATAAACTCTCTATAtaactgaatttaaaagtgtaacttttaaaacaacaaaatttaaagtcaaacaaataaaacgaaattatGATTTGTagcctaaaaatatattttcgatCAATTCTATctaattgttttcaaatataaCCATAAATTCAAGCATTATTTAGAAATTCTAAAtcgtttaatttctctttagACCAAAGCAAAAAGTTTGGGTATTTCTGTAGGAGCAGCTGCCCTGTTTCTTTATGCGAGTGGAGCGGGCGCTACAGGCAGGCTAATTTGCATGAGAGTGGCGCATTTGGTGGCGTGACGCCTTCTTGTTCAGTTCCATTTCACATATCACGACTTACAATTGTGTCTAACTCGCGCGCGAGAGAACCCACTCGTTATACATTACACTACGTCTCTCGCCGTctgttcgttcgttcgtaCGTACGTCTGCATATGTAATATTCCACGaccatatatacatatattctGCTCTCCATCTCTGTATGTGTTTAACGTGGATGTGTCTGTATCGTTGctatcaaaataaatccatcCTTGCAGAAAAACAATGTTAATCCCGGGTGCGGGCGCGTGTCTCTTTCCCGAAATCCCCATCCTTGCAGCTGCTCTCGCTGAATTAATCTTGCTCTCGTGTGGAATTAAAGCGCACGCTGCTCCAGTGGAGATAATTTGAACAGCTTCCCTTCAATTGCCAGCTCGGTACAGGATGACGTCCGGAGGATCGGAGTAATCACCTCTCTGCGGTAGCTGTGCtcggtgaaaaattaatatacattGGTACAGaaggatttcatttttttttaattaagaacaaGAATCCAAATTCATGGACTCCATTCAATTCTATTCTATAGGAAGCGAGGAATCTAATtagaaatattcatttttattttcatttatcattttttttttaatattttcagtttttaaaatttcatcaactgCGAGAAACTGTCTATTACCGCatattttgcaccaaaattCAGTctaaagatgaaaatttgtggttttttgtttgtgaaaaatcaaGTCACATCCAGGATTTtgttcctgaaaaaaaaaacaggaatgaaaaattcctctTCCAAATGCTCTCGAATTTTAAGAacagataaaatatattattagaGCTAAACAacacttaaagaggaatgatactgcaaaatcctggaaaatgcttgttgccaatgcatgaactcgttctttaggattcagttagagcctaaattgacctaagaagcactgtaatttttcgagaaaattggctggaaagttagcgtgtttttcaaatggtaatggctgtctccttacttgaaatccgatttaatttcaaaaccaagagtttccccaataagtggcatacaccgttggacaggtcttgacgagaggaatcggaatatgccaagaaaatatgttcaagcactgtaaattttggagaaaattggcaaaattcgaatttttactgttggaaagtccttttttactattgcaaattgttgcaCAAATTGTTAATCAATCAAATGTTtctggcatccaacaatttaaataattttcaattgttgctcaGCATCAGTCcactttaaattgttggaatCTGCAAACAAGAGGCTCtgaaaatcttcaaaaactcattttttgtgctgaatttgttttttgcaatgagTAAAACGAAATGATGATCTAATGAGACAATCCTATTCAGAAATTGCAAATGAGCTATATCAAAAGGACCACAAAATAATCCGCCAAAAGCCGAGCAGCGGCACCAACGGCACGCGGCCAGTCgagggaataaattttaattaggcaCTCGTCTGCCAATTAAGTGATGAGGATGATATTCAAAGCCATTATCATCATACAGCCGCACCATGCAAATTAACGGCGTCATTAActcgtgctgctgctgattgAAAGCGATTGTAAAAGCGGAGCCTAATTAAATGTGTGCGCACGGAACAACAAAACAACGAGATATTTCACGGAGCTCTAACTTTATTGGACCAACTACACCTCAATCATTACACTTGAGTCgcgtatatatatgtatgtaccATAATTAAATCGCAATTGGTTACAAATGTCAACAATACACTGGATTATTTATAATAGCGTAATAATGCATAGCCGgtgagtgtgtgagtgtgtttgtgtgtgtgtgtataattatTAACTAGATATTTCCATGCTcgcaatatatatatatatttattttatgtatatgaGAGTAATAACAATGTGTATCGTCGTCCGCAGCGCGCGGACTGACAATATGTAAGcagagtgtgtatgtgtacgCGAGGCTGGAATCGACTTgaatggattttatttattttgctcgtcGACAAATAATCCGATTGGAGAAGgcgttcgttcgctcgctctcgcgcgGATGAAACGATCAAAGTGCTCACTCTCAGATATGGCACGCCTTCTCCTCTGCTTTCAGAGATATGTTTAATCGTGTTTTGTTGCATATGTTGTTGGGAAGAGAAAATCGCATCCGCGGTTGACTGGCTCGAACCGCGGATCCGATTCTCTTCCCGAagcttctctttttttatattgcacCGGTGATGTGAGCTGATTTTCgaatttcgtttaaattttattacacacGTGAAAACATGGCACAATAACACCAAACAAtcaagaattaattaacactttgaggaatttttt
It encodes:
- the LOC135936632 gene encoding uncharacterized protein LOC135936632; protein product: MESSKSNKAPAMIPGLTNTPQGSLESLSEYTDAHEDTPSAPTEFLAEFLSAIMIKDYETALKYCKLILQYEPYNATAKELYPLIIEKIRQSTQNDESGEDSSGEPCSDGTTASYSSLEDEEVLEYDNSSFYNNGNGSSSSHGEISSFLDSPSEDASHKMQLLADHVNGNNLLVAPPTSSEESSPTEPAGHSLLEPMSKMKL